In Oryza sativa Japonica Group chromosome 1, ASM3414082v1, the genomic stretch GGCGAATTGTACGATGATGTTTACCTTGTAAATTTCTTCTCATTCCGTCACGGTGCTTATCTTTTCCAAAACCGGTCAGTCTACAATTTGTTTGCAAGATAAATGTGATTGTAATGTTGATCTTCGACGCAAGAGTCGTTTacaaaatgttttaaaaaaagtacTATCCAGTACGATTGGCCGGTAACGCGTCATGACTCATGAGCTACTGGACTTGGAATCAAATCGACGATTAGCacactaagagcaagttcaatagtatagctaactactagctccaattcatctatagccaatttaatagcttattcatataatagttacatactacactattaatacatggtcccacatgtcatacacatattgtgtcttggagtccgtgctacagctggctataaatctgtaaccCGTTgtccttctctttccttatttatctccttaaaatatgtttgcagcttgtttgtagcctgctattgtacctgctataagctagctgcaaacatattttaatgagataaaagatgagagagaagagcagcgggttacaaatctgtagccagctgcagcacggactacaagacgcaatgtgtgtatgacagtgGGACCATAtgctaatagtatagtaagcaactattatattaattggctattagattagctatagataaattggagctagtagtggactatactattgaacttgctcttgaCAGCTGATTAAACAAAACGAAGATGCTGGGAAGCTCATGTCGAAAAGATAAACGTGAACTGAAACGCCAAAGGAGTCCAGACATCCAGGTCTTGACGGCATTCATCGCCGAAATCCCCAAATGGACACGGCGAGCTTGTGCACCGTGGAGAAGCGCGGCGCCGTCCACGTCATCaccctcaccggcgccggcgagcaccgCCTCGGCCCGCCCCTCCTGTCCGCGCtccgctccgccgtcgccgccgtccgcgccgccgccgccgcgggcgccggcggcgcgctggTGATTGCCGGCGAGGGCAAGTACTTCTCCAACGGGTTCGACCTGGACTGGGCGCGCACCGTGCCCGCCGAGCTGCACGCCTCCATGGGCGGCGCCTTCCGGGGCCTcgtcgccgacctcctcgcTCTCCCGGtgcccaccgtcgccgccgtcaccggccacgccgcggccgccgggtgCGCGCTGGCGCTCGCGCACGACGCCGTGGTCATGCGCGCCTCCCGCGGCTTCCTGTACATGAGCGAGGTGGACGCCGGCCTCAAGATCGTCGACTTCTTCGCCGAGCTGATCCGGCAGAAGGTCCCCGACGCCGTGAACAGGAGGGATCTAGTCCTCCGGGGCGACAAGATGACGGCGGCCGACGCCCTGCGGCGGGGCATCGTGGACGcggccgtcgacggcggcgtcgacgacgtggtggccgccgccgtccgggaggcggaggcgctcgCGGCGAGGGGATGGGACGGGGAGATCGTGGCCGAGACCAGGAAGGCGATTTGGCCGGAGCTCTGGGCCAAGGTGAAGGACCACGCCACCGAcgagcctccgccgccgccgccacggccgctgCTGTAGTCTACCTTACCGTATGTTGTATCGTGTATGCTTCCGCTGCATCAAGATTGGTGCGCTGCAAATGTATCCTCGCAGGATTGCATGATTTGTATCACATGATTCTGCTGAATTCTTGTGTTCTTGCACTGAATTGCAGAGATGTTCAGGTTCACTACTTGATCATCAACAAACAAAGCTGCAAAATCAAGACAGGGAGTAGACCAGGATGTGAAGGAAAGAGGGTTCATTGCGATTGGGATTGGCATTTACATGATGAAAGAGCAAACAAAAACAGGGAGCAGCTACACTACTGTAGGGCAATGCTAAGGATCACAAAATGGGAAGAAACCAAAatgaaaggagaaaaaaaaaagaaggaaagcaGGGTTCCCTAGCTTAACATGTCTCTCAGTCTCCACCAACTACATTTATCCTTAACCTTACCTACTACTCAACCAGCATGCCCCGTCACGTACTtaacaccagcagcagcagcacgcatTTCTCCATGGTTAGATAATTTACATAATTGTACTTCTTCTCTGGTACTGAGTCCTTGCGGAAATGGCTTGACggatggatggatcatggaaCATGGATGGTGCAATCTGAGATGGAGTCCAAGTCCAGGACAATGGAGTCATCTAGGATTGCAATGTCCAGCTCATGGAAAAATAAACGAACAAAACGGTGGCGTCGCGGTGCCCTTTAGCTCCCAGCATGCGCAAAGTTGAGGCCATGTTGCCGTCTGATATGATCCGGTATGAGCCTGTGGATGAGTTCTGGAGAGGCGCTGGCTAGCTGCATACCAGAAATGAGCATTGATAAGCATCCATGACAGGTAAATATAAATGTACCATAAAAAGCGACTGTTTGAAAATGTTCTCGTTTACTTACTTCATGCTTGAAGTTGAACAGAGGAGGGAATGGACGACCATTTGGCAGGCGTGCATTGGGCTCTCGTAGCTCATCAAAGAAGGAATGTGCACATGCGTCAAGCTGCATATAATCAACCAAATGCTAAGCTCTTTGAAAATGTCCAGCATGCTGCTTTAGAGATTATACTGTTTTCCAGCTAAAGCATAAGCTTTAAACAATTAACAGCAACTTTTTCAAGTGGAGCACTAACAACTATATTTAACAGGCACATGCGACTGTATGAAAGTTGCACTCACTCTTCACCAGCCAACACACCAATTTGGTTTTGGACCACTGGATATTATAATTACAATGACCATGCAGGACCAGGGATCCATCAATCTACTTCCATAAGGGACCTCAACAGAAACATTTCGTTTATTGTTCTTGACACACGGTCTATGAATATTTGACTGTAACAGCTAACAACACTTGAAATGAAATGCTAAAATAAGCAAATCCATGTAAATAATCATTATCCTAGCGCTTAGCGAAAACAATAGATTTATAGATAATATAAAACTAAGCAAACGAAAGAAAACTCACAGCAGTGCAGCGTAGACTTGGTGAATATTGGAGAAGACGGGAAGCAAGGTCTATGGCTTCTGGAGGCATTCTCTTGTGGAAAATCTGGTGGTAAGCGAAAGAACAACAGATGGATCAGTTAAGCAGCTGcagatacattttttttatttcaaattaaaCATGATGCAGAAACTGGTTTTGAAGTGGCCTACAATGCCCTGCAAGTAAAATGGTATGAGGAAGGTGATCCAATATAAGAAAACATGGCTACCTTGTGCCAAGGATGAGCCTTAATCTGAGGAAATTTGAACTCAGTATAGTTGGGGTTCATGCATCGTATTTCCTCACGGGTTGGAGTACCAAGAACCTGCCATAATATCAAGTTAACACAAGAAATAcccgtggcaaaaaaaaaaatgtagcttGCACAACATCATGCAATACCTTGATTATCTCTACTAGCTGGTCAACAGCACTCTCTCCAGGAAACAGTGGCTGACAAATACACATTATGAAATATAATCAGAATAACATCACAGCATAATCTAATCAAGGAACCTGAATGTTGCAGTTCCTTAGATAAAGATATAGTGACTAACCTGACCAAGAAGTAACTCTGCAAGAACGCATCCAGCTGACCATATGTCAATTGAAGTTGTATACTCGGTTGCACCAAATATGAGCTCAGGAGCACGATAATAGCGAGAGCAAATGTATGATATGTTCGGTTCACCAGGAACCTGGTGGAATAGTACAAGGAGATCATCAATCTATTTGTTAAAATAGCAAAATGAAGAAATAACAGAACTAGGGAAGAGAGGCCAACAGTTATAATCCAAGCTCAGGAATTCATCATTATAGTCCTAGCTCAGCAACTTTGCATCCAACTTAATAAACTTAACAATCCTTCGACATAATAACAGCACATGATAAAACCAATTTGGAAATATTGATCATGATAGGCAATTTCTTTTATTAACTATTGAGCTATCTAAAAAAGTCTATCCCAGCACAGTGCAAATTTTAACTTCTATCACAAATCAATCATGAAAGGCAAAAGCAGCATATCTACACGTAAAAGCAACATGACGAAATAAACCACTTATGCTGTCAACATTATGACTAGCCTACCACTAGAATAATTTCAGCATACATCAAACCACTGAGAAATTACTCTTAAGGGTGGAAATCAACATACCAGAACCTTTGCACTTCCAAAGTCACATAGCTTGACTTGATGAGTGAGAGGATCAACCTGTATCAGCAAGCAATTAGAGACCAGTTCAAAACAAACAACCAAGCAAGAGAAGTAATGTAGCCTTGTTCACATAAGTCATACCAAAACATTTTGTGGTTTCACATCCCTGTGGCAGACTCCTGGAACAGTATGAATATAAGCTAACCCTCTGAAAAGCTGCAAGCATAGCAAAAGTATCTTTAGAGAAGCAATGAGAAGCATAGTGGCAATCAGAGAGGTGTTAACATGGTGGCTGACAAACCTGATAGATGTAAAGCTTCACATAGATCAATGGCATCCGCTGGTTAGCATTGCTGTAGTGCTTGAGCACACGGTAGAGTGTCTCAGGGACGTACTCCATAACAAGATTCAGGAACAGCTCATCCCTGCTTGTGGTTGAGAAGAAGCAGTGCTTCAGGCAGATGACATTGGGGTGTTCCATTGCGCGCATAAGCTGCAGTTCACGGTTCTTGTAACGCCGGTCCTGCAACACCTTCTTGATGGCCACCGTTTCCCCCGTCTCCAAGCACTTAGCCTAAATGTGAAAACTAAATCAGTTTGATTCAAACATATCAAAAAATGTACAATACACGGTAAGCATGCATTTCCATAAGACCAAGCATCGTACCTGGAACACAATCCCGAAAGAACCAGTTCCTACAACTCGCTCCGCCATATAACTAATTGTCTGCAGTTAAGGTAAGAAAAAAATCGCATGAGAAATCGCGCACAATATCTCAAGATTGACGGATTCTATGTTGTGCATCAGAGTTCCAGCTTATCATGActaactaaaattagaagtgaAGCATTTATTACCCCCTAGAAACAACAGGATAGACTATGAAATAGCggacagaaaaagaaaatcatgctTCCTAAAATGTACATTATCCTCAAGTAATTGAATAACCAAACATTTAATTGAGGAATACACTACGTAATTTTATCAGTCAAATGCTAAATTGTTTACAAATCAAAACGACAACTGTATCTAGTCAGCCCCAAACCCACAAAATTGCGATTCCCCGACGAATCAGCACATAGATAGCTAACTTGATCAGCCGAACACTACCAACAGCTTAGAAACGGCTTAAGAGAGCACAAATCCTTAGCGAACCAAGTGATTGTTACGAGCAAGGAAGCAAGCGAAGGGCGCCAAAACTAGCACATTCCACTGTACACAAAGAAGAACAGAAACCAAAAAGACCCCGAAAAAAGCTCACCCGCTTCGGCTCGCCGTTCTTGCCGCCGATGGTGGTGGAGATGATGTGACCCGTCACGGCGTCGCCCCcgccctcctccttcttctgCAGCACctccaaccaaaaaaaaaaaaaaaaaaaaaaaaaaggcgccGCGAGACACCGGAGAGAAAACCAGCATTAGCCCAACGACCACCGAAACCAGCAGATCGGCACCGAGCCCCAGCCCAGATCCACCCCGACACCCCAGATCTGGACACCCCCCTCCCCACGGGTTACCTTCTCGCTGATgccggcggtcgccgccgccgccgccacggcggcggggggcggtgGCGCGTCCAGCTCCATGGGCTCCGGCCCCGGCGGCGCCTCCATGCGGGGgggagctgagctgagctggggagggaggcggctgctgctgctgagcgTTGGTGCTTGGCTTTGCGGGGGGATGGTGGTGGTGTGCTTTTGACCGGTcagggaggggaggcagcaaGGCTGCGGGGTGttgtggtgtggtgtggtgtggcTGCTGCCGGTGAGGCCGGCTTTGGAGTTTGGACAGATGGGGAAGTGGTTTTACCGATAACTGTGCTGACTCCTCCAGCTAATAACTGTGCTCAGTATGATATTTTTGAAGGGTTTTCTTTCATGAACTGGGATGTTTTATAggaggaattttagaggatttgcATGAGAGATGAACCAAGGTGAAAATCTTGAGTTTCTTAGTTTAGAAGGAGTCTTTGGTGGTATTGATTAGGATAAAGAATTGGGTATGGATGACGAATGGAGATGTGGTACGTCTTTGGCATGAATTTTGTTGATGCTTAATTTGTATGTTCAAATGGCGGttatatagaaatattttttatcatcGTACGGTTTTTATCGGTTTCATCGTAATTGTTGCTTTCTTAAGGTTGTATCGGGATAAAAAGCTCGGGCTAGAATAAGTCAAGAAGAATAGAGATGTTGTACATCTTTAGCATGAATTTTATGAATGCTTCATTTGTATATTTCAATGACTGTTAAgtagaaatatttttattaacATATGGTTTTATGTTTTTATCCGTTTCATCGTGATTGTTGCTTTCTTTAGGTTGTATTACGATAAAAGGTTGGGACAGAAAGAAACAACTATACGGTACGTCTTTAGCATGATTTTTATAAATGCTTAATTTGTATATTTCAATGACGGTTACGTAGAAATATTTTTGTTAACACGTGATTTTGTCCGTTTCATCGTAATTGTTGCTTTCTTAAGATTGTATCAGGATAAAAAGTTGGGCCGGAATAAATAAAGAAGAATAGAGATGTAGTACATCTTTAGCATGAATTTTATAGATGCTTAGTTGGTATATTTCAACAACGGTTacatagtaatatttatattaacaTGTGGTTTTATCTGTTTCATCATGATTGTTTCTTTCTTAAGGTTGTATCAGGATAAAAAGTTGGGGCTGAAAATAGTCAGGAGGAATAGAAATGTGGTACGTCTTTAGCATGAAATTTATGGATGCTTAATCTGTATAGTTCAACGACGGTTACGTAGTAATTTTTTATTAACATGTGGTTTTATCCGTTTCATCGTGATTGTTGCTTTCTTAAGGTTGTATCAGGATAAAATGTTAGGGTTGAAAGTAGTCAAGAAGAATATAGATGTGGTACATTTTTAGAATAAATTGTATGGATGCTTAAGTTGTATATTTTAGTCATGTTACATAGcgatatttttattaaaatgtgATTGTATTCGTTTCATTAtaattgttgtttttttttgttgtatctagattaaaaaaaactagggCCAAAAGAAACTAAGAAGATTAAAGATGCGGTAAGTCTTTAGCATGAATTTTATGGATGCTTAATTTGTATATTTCAATCACGGTTGCATAGCAATGTTTTAATTAACAAGCAGTTTTATATGTTTCATCGTATTAGTTGCTTTTTTAAGGCTACTGATGCTACTTATCTATGATTTTTATGCAATTGATGCTACTGTTTTAGATTGCAGAGATATTATCCACTAATTTGATCTCTCTAAACAAACCATCGGACAAGATGATTCACTGATACTAATAGATTTATCGTGGGAAACATTTTCAGTTTTAGAGGATTTGTTTGAAATATAAACTAAGTCATGTGAAAAtcttgaatttatttatttagaaGGAGTGTGTAATATTAATGATCATGATAAAAAAATTGGGGTTGAGAACAGAATATAGGTGTGATACTATGAATTTTATAGATGCTTAATTTTTATATCTCAATCATGGTTAAGTAGTAATGTCTTTATTAACACAAagttaccgaaataacatattcCGTGATAATCCTCATTTCTAAAAGTGCGATTGAACATATTCGGCATAAATTAGTGCCTATATATTCAATTTAGTAGTAACTACTTTTTATTTCAGCATGATACAAATACATCGATATATTagaggtgattttttttcttattcatGTGCTGCCGGTTGCCACTACATTGTTTTGGTGACAGTCGGTGACTCCTTGTTATTACACGAGGAAAATATTAAGTGCATGATAACTACAGTTGTATATCGACACATCctctttcaaatatttttaaaatacgaggtaaatgttttaaaaaacttattagcgtttttttgagaaaattatTACAACATTTTTAACAGAGTGTATcatgaaaataaattatgagTTAACTTCATCGCTTAGTGAAagttttgtctttttttctttatcttatAGTCATCGTCTTTATTCTGTAGTTTTCCATGATTTTACCCAAAGGTGTGATATGCGGTACCGAAATGCCCTCAATATATGAACATGTCCGGACATCATCTGAACGaccgaaaaaaagagaaacacgGGACATCAATATCAGACCATATTTAAAGATCTTTTTAAACGTTGGAACGTGTCTTGAATCCTAAAATCGAACAATAAGGCCggctaagagcacccgcaatagtaaagtaaggtgctctctataaaatatgtacatctcagcaatagactcgaTTGATAGTAAGTATGTCTACATtagtatctatagctctctcatacattgcctcgtttttctctatagactatctctaagttagtagatagttttgctctctctcttcatttaataccttttaagtaggaaaatatgctgacatacatctcttttatatatatatatatatatatatatatatatatatatatatatatatatatatatatataacaatcaTTGTGGCTGCCCTAACCGCTATCGCGATGGCTAGCTAGACACAAGAAACGGCTGAAACCGTGGCTGCAACCAACAAGCCTGCAAGGCTGGCGCGCGGTCAAACCGGAGAGGACGAGACCGAGACGCTGGTGTACGTACGCCCCTCCAATCCGACAGGGCCCCGGGCCGGCTAATCCTACCCGCCGTTTCTCCAATGGAAAACGCCacgaaaaaacataaaaaaaaaacggatGTCCAtcaggcgcgcgcgcggcagcaGCAGGCATGGCCGTAACCCGACCCGATTAGCAGCATATCGATCGGCGGCTAGCGTAGCGACCCCCTAATTATTGGCGCCGGCCACTCGGCCAGGGCATCCGCGATCCTCGTCGGCAGGCACTGCATGCCACTCTCCCCACCGTCTCACATCACATGCCTCTCCAACCTGTCGTCGTGGCGCGCTCGCCACCGACCGCCGTTGCCACCGCACGCCACGCTTTGACTCTACCTACGTGCCCAAACACAGCACACACCGTCCCCCCCGGCCACATTTGCCGTTGTTTTATTACGCGCGCGATGGTCCAGCTGATGCGTGTCGTAGGCGTACGTGCCACTGTTCGCCGTGGTGCGTTTCGATCACGAGCCAGTAATTAACCACGGCTTCTAGCCAGTCTTCGtctatcgtcgtcgtcgtcgcatgTGCAGGGTGGATTAGGTTTGCCAGTCGCTGGCATATGCATCGAGCTATCGGTTTGGTCTTGGGGATAAAATGTCAGCAGCGTgtcactagttttttttttcttttctgtttgtTCTTCCCGTTGTTTTTAGATTTGCGTGGTCAAAGTGGCAGCAGTTGGTGACTGTACCGAATACTGACATCGAtcggcgtggtggtggtggtgatggtactgTTCTTTTGTTATCCACGGTGGCAGTCAAATCAGCTGCTCGTCCAATCATGCATGCGTTCAAAGCTGGATTAGTTGAGAGCTCAGTAGTTcaaagtagttttttttttccctaggGTTCATCTCCACTTGTCATTTGCTGCTTCTCATCGGGACACTTTCATACTGCATGCTGAAAGGACAGAACACTAATTATAGTAGTACTTTCTTCTGAACCTCATACGCTCCCAATGGAAATGGAAACGAGCCGTTAATTTCTCGTGAACTTCTTTGCAAAAACGCCACAACGTACGATTTCCCTGCGAAACTTCACCGGAATTCTGACAAGCACCAATTCTACTAGGGCTCTAGGCATAGCGTCTTTCCGTGAGAACGCAGTTAATTAACCAATTAACCATGCCGGAAAACTGGACCCTTTCGATCGGGAAACCCGGGAAGCCACCGGACTGAAACGAACTGAAACGAAGTAGAGTAGCTCGCAGCCTCTCAGCTACTACTACGTTGTGACCAGGAAACGCATAGGTTTTGACCTGACCACCACCCTCATTCAAAGCTCGCACTGGCCTGGACGGCGCTCTGCCTGCTGGGCTAGCTAGTCTCTCTCCGTTTACGGTAGTTTCTGATAGCTGCAGCTTCTCTTAAAACCTCTCGCTGTTAGAAACTCTTTCAAATAGTCTAGATTTTCACTTAGATTTTGAtaaggggtgtgtttagttcacgccaaaataaAAAGTTTGGTTGAGATttgaacgatgtgacggaaaagttggaagtttatgtgtgtagaaaagttttgatgtgatgaaaaagttgaaagtttgaaaaaaagtttAGAAATAAACTCGGCCAAGATGTATTTGTAGAATTCAGAAAATGCATTAGAAGTCGGAAGCTaggtttttcatttttttcatattctcaCGTACTACTTCTTAGAATCTTAACCTACAAACAGTACCTCGATCACTCTCTGTACTGCAACCAAGCAAAGCCCTGTGGCCACCGGCCTGTGCCAATGGACGCGCTGCACAGTAGTTGATGCTACTCCTCCTCGATCTGCTTGACCAAGCCTCACAAGAGACAAGGAATAATGTGACCAAAGGTAACAAGAATCACACACGATTTTCGCCACTAGACACTATAGTTAGACAGTGCCATGGAAAAACAGCACTCGACAAAATTCAGATCATGTACAGTATCAGCGGACAGCTAGTAGCTCAGCTCAAACACTAGCCAAATTTGACAGATCTCGTGTTGTTTCTCATCAGTCATCTTTATCCTGGAGCTCGAGGCTAAAAGCACCAGATTCCTCGCTTCTTTGATTCGATTGGATTTGCTTAATTCAGGGATCAAAGacagagaataaaaaatatagtccTCCATTTAACAACCAGTAGCAGCAACAAACAAATGGGTGCCTACctggaacaaaaaaaattgcacacACTGATCGGTGCGCCTGAATGATTGAGAGTTGCATCCTCTTCTTTCCGTTATTCTTTCTCCAAATAGAATATGTTCGGGAACAAGATTTAACATGCTGGATGCCATTATTATCGAACAGGAATGCAAGGATCATGTGGTGGGGCCATGGATGCCGTGGAGAGGCAAATACAAAGACAGCCTATGTCGCATCCCACATTGACCAGAATAGGGACCTCAATCATCAAGTGTCGATCTCTCGGGCTTAATAGTAGTAGGGAGTATTATCCAATGTAAAGCCAACGAGTAAGGTACGGCAAGTGGAGTATCTTCTGCTAATCTCAGCTTTCATAGTAGGAGTACTCGCTTTGAgattctatattaattgacattttggacaagattgaagttaaatttttataactttgaccattaataactaaaaatatttagtttaaagaaactagaaaaacatatacatttatttattgtatatattataatagaaaaataaggtcaaaggtaTATCTTATGGAACGTGTAATTGTCCAAAgcgttaattaaaatgaaaccggagggagtacgtttTTTAGGgtatatatttgatttttaaaacacGGCATTTGTACTAGGTTTTATTCTTCAATGAGTACTCCAGATAAAAACAATAGCAAGGTGCCTAggtcataataaaaaaaatgaaaacaaaatatatgttGGTGAAATTATAAGTGCATGACTTCACCCACTGGAATACAAATACAACATCGATGAATATTCGGTTTTACTATATTACTTGCGGCAGTTTTTAGGcgtaaaaactttcaaattgtGGACCGTTAGACAGGATTCGTACAGACCGGATGATAAGAAATTGCATAAAGCGCGCGGGAGAAAAGAGCAAACGTATGACCTCCCCGTTTATGACTGAACAGAGCTAACCGATTGGACGAATTTGGATTTTCGTTTAATTACATACCAATTCCATATTTGTTACATACTAGTTACGGTAACCCTAACTCATTGTAACTACATTATAATTTAGGCATAAAGAtttttatatgtttttaatAATTGCATatgttatattatagttataatATAGTTACGGTGGAATTATATTACAGCTATACAATATACTACAGTTAGATCTAAAAGTTTTCCACATAAAAAATTTGCAGCAGTTTTTTAATAGTCCCAAAATATTAGTTATACGCGGTTGCAAATGGTGGGTGTACGTAGAGGTGAGCGGGCGTGCCTAaacactaagggtgtgtttggatagaGGGATTTAAGTGGATAGGACATGGCGGCCCATTT encodes the following:
- the LOC4327088 gene encoding enoyl-CoA delta isomerase 2, peroxisomal, whose amino-acid sequence is MDTASLCTVEKRGAVHVITLTGAGEHRLGPPLLSALRSAVAAVRAAAAAGAGGALVIAGEGKYFSNGFDLDWARTVPAELHASMGGAFRGLVADLLALPVPTVAAVTGHAAAAGCALALAHDAVVMRASRGFLYMSEVDAGLKIVDFFAELIRQKVPDAVNRRDLVLRGDKMTAADALRRGIVDAAVDGGVDDVVAAAVREAEALAARGWDGEIVAETRKAIWPELWAKVKDHATDEPPPPPPRPLL
- the LOC4327089 gene encoding shaggy-related protein kinase GSK1-like, translated to MEAPPGPEPMELDAPPPPAAVAAAAATAGISEKKKEEGGGDAVTGHIISTTIGGKNGEPKRTISYMAERVVGTGSFGIVFQAKCLETGETVAIKKVLQDRRYKNRELQLMRAMEHPNVICLKHCFFSTTSRDELFLNLVMEYVPETLYRVLKHYSNANQRMPLIYVKLYIYQLFRGLAYIHTVPGVCHRDVKPQNVLVDPLTHQVKLCDFGSAKVLVPGEPNISYICSRYYRAPELIFGATEYTTSIDIWSAGCVLAELLLGQPLFPGESAVDQLVEIIKVLGTPTREEIRCMNPNYTEFKFPQIKAHPWHKIFHKRMPPEAIDLASRLLQYSPSLRCTALDACAHSFFDELREPNARLPNGRPFPPLFNFKHELASASPELIHRLIPDHIRRQHGLNFAHAGS